CAGCGGTGCAGCACCAGTCGCAGCACCAGGGCCACCAGCACGGTGACCACGACGATCATCTGGGTGCTGGCCAGCGTGCTGAACACCAGCGAGACGTCGTTCCATCCGCCCGTACGGTCCGCCGCTAGCTCGCGGTTGACCGTGTCCTCCACGGTGAACGGCCAGGTCCGGGTGAGGACCCGGGTGACCAGGAGACCCAGCCCCACCATGACGGCGAAGAGCAGGGCCAGCGGCAGCAGCACGCGTTTGGTCACCTGGACCGCGACATCGGACATGGGCCGCCCATTACCCCACCGGGCGCGGAACTACGCGTGCTCCCGGTGCGCCTCGTCCGGGCCCGGCCCGGCCAGCTCCGGCTCGACCCCTTCCCGGGCGGTACGCGCCGGCCGCCGACCGGTGCGGGTGCGCCAGGTGCGGAAGGCGGCCGTGGTCGCCGCCACCACCGCGACGCCGAGCAGCCAACCGCCCAGCACGTCGCTGGTCCAGTGCACGCCGAGGGCGATCCGGCTGACGCCGGTGACCACCGCGAGCACGATCGCGGCGAACCACAGCACCCAGCGCAGCGGCCGCCGGTCGCGGGTGAACGGCAGGAAGACCAGCAGCAGCACCCCGGCGGTCAGGGTGGCGTTCAGCGCGTGCCCGGACGGGAAGGAGAAGCCGGCCGCCCGGGCCACCGGGTCGAGCAGGTCCGGCCGGTGCCGGCCGACCAGCAGCTTGAGCAGCGCGCCGAGCAGCCCGCCCACCACCATCGTGGTGACCGCCCAGAGGGCCAGCCGCCGCGCCCGGCGGAACAGCAGCCAGGCGACGACGACGGCGGTGGCGGTCCGCAGCGGGCCGGGCGCGAAGACGTCGGTCCAGAGGCTCATCAGCCGCACCCAGGCCGGATGGGCGAGGGCGTACCCGTGCAGGGCGTCGGTCACCGAGGCGTCCAGCCGGAACAGCGGCGGCCAGGCCGCCAGCACCAGCAGGGCCAGCAGGGCGAACGGCACCAGCACCAGGAACACCGCGGCGGCGGCCAGGGTGAGCCGGAGGCCCAGCGAATGATCCGGGTCCAGCCGGCGGGTCCGCCAGGACCGCTGGACCGTGGACATCCGACTGTGCTCGCCCGACTCGCTCATGCTCCCAGCACTACCCAGCCGACGGTCCGGTCAGACCGGCAGTGCCGGAGTCACCGCCGCGGCCGGCGGAACCGGCGGACCACCATCGCGGCACCGGTGACCAGGGCGACGAAGAGGGCGAGGCCGGTCCAGAGCCGTTCCGGCGCCGAGTCGTCCGGCTGGCCCGCCGGGTGGGCCGTCCACCGGGTCTGCTGTTTCGGCGCGGTGAAGCTGAACGGGTCGGCGCCCCGCCCGGCCGCCCGGTCGTCCTGCCCCGGTCCGGGCGCCGAGCCGAAGCCCACCACGCCGGGGGAGTCGTTGTCGTCCAGCGGGTTGCGCCCCACCGCCGGCACGTCGGCGGTCAGCGCGGCGACCGGGTCCACCATGCCGTATCCGAAGCGGTCGTCGCGGCCGGTAGGCCCCAGGTCCTTCGCGGTGGTGATCAGCCGGTTGACCACGTCCCCGGCGGACATCTGCGGGAAGCGGGCCCGGACCAGGGCGGCGGTCGCGGCGACCAGCGGCGACGCGAAGCTGGTGCCCTGCACCCGCCAGTACGCGCCGCCGGAACGGGCCCCGAAGAGCGCCGTCGCGGGGGCGGCGAGGGTGGTCTCGTGGCCGGTGATCGAGCCGGACCAGAGGTTGGGGCTGCTGCGTTCCAGGCCGGCGACGGCGAGCACGCCGGGTTCGCGGGCCGGGTACCAGACCTTGGAGCTGGTCGAGGTGGCCAGGTTGCCGGTGCAGGCGACCACCACGACGTCCCGGGCGAAGGCGTAGTCGAGGGCCGCGGCCAGGGCAGGGCTGTCGCCGCTGCCACCGAGGGACAGGTTGATCACCCGGGCGCCGTTGTCGACCGCCCAGCGCACCCCCTTGGCGACGATCATCGCGTCGTCGTACCGGTTCTCGTCGTCGAGCACCCGGACGGGCAGGATCCTGGCGTCCGGGGCCAGCCCGACCACGCCCCGGTCGTCGTCGTTGCGACCGGCGATCAGGCCGGCGACCGTGGTGCCGTGCCCCACCGGGTCCGGCCCCTCGGCGCCGTCCGGGGAGACCAGGTCGATGCCGGGCAGCACCTGACCGGCCAGGTCCGGGTGGGAACCGTCCACCCCGGAGTCGATCACCGCGACGATCACGCCGCGGCCGGTCGAGCTGCGCCACGCGGTCTTCGCCCGCAGCTCGTCGAGCTGCCACTGCTCCTCGCGGACCTGGTCGACCCGGATCGGGGTGTCCACCGGGGCGAGCCAATGCCGGCCGGCCGCCGGCAGGGCGTTGACCTGCCGTGCCGTGGCGGCGGCATGGGCCGGGGCGGCGTGCGCCGGCGGGGCGAGCGGGCCGGCGACCGTGGCGGCGGTCGCCGCCACACCGAGCAGCGTGCGTCCGACGAGACGTCGGGACGCGTTAGCTCCGTGCCGATCCCTGCTCACATTCCCAGCCATTCATCGCGACAGAAACATGCTGCTCGGAGATTACCGGGTTTCCCGTGCGTCACGATGCAGGTCGGTGACTCCGATCACGCGGGCGGCAGGTGGGCCAGTTGCACCAACCGGACCCCCTCCCGGCGGGTCACCAGCCGGCCCCGGCCCGGGGGCAGCGGGCTCGCCTTCACCTGACCCACCAGCGCCCCCTCCTCCGGGCCGCCGGACATCACCAGGCCGGCCGTGGAGAGCTCCCGCAGCCGCTGGATGATCGGCTCGAACTGGGTCCGGCCGGCGCCGCCGGAACGCCGGGCCAGCACCAGGTGCAGCCCGACGTCGCGGGCGTGCGGCAGGTGCTCCTCCAGGGCACGCAGCGGGTTGGTCGGCCCGCCGGCCACCAGGTCGTAGTCGTCCACCAGCACGAACAGCTCCGGCCCAGACCACCAGGACCGGCTGCGCAGCTGGGCCGGGGTCACCTCGGGCCCGGGGATCCGGCCCTGCAGGTAGCCGGCGGCCGACTCGATCAGCTCGGCGGTGTGCGGGGCGGCGTTGCCGTACCCGATCAGGTGCGGCGTCTCGATCGTGCCCATCAGACTGCGCCGGTAGTCGACCAGGATCACCCGGGCCTGCTCCGGGGCGAACCGGGTGATGATCGAGCTGGCCAGCGCCCGCAGGAACGACGACTTGCCGCACTCGGCGTCACCGAAGACCACGAAGTGCGGCTCGGTCGCGAAGTCCAGCACCACCGGGCGCAGGTCCGCCTCGGCGACCCCGACCGGGAAGGCCAGGCCGGTGGTCGCCGCGAGGTCCAGGTCGGCGTACGGCAGCACCGGCGGGAGCAGCCGGACCCGGGGCGCGGCCGGCCCGGCCCAGCCGGCGACGGCCGCCTTGACCAGGTCGACCGTCTCCCCGCCCAGCCCGGCGACCCGGGGCAGTGCGCCGAGGAAGTGCAGCCCCTCCGCGGTGATCCCCCGGCCGGCCTGCTCCGGCACGTTCGCCGCCACCGCCCGCTTCACCACCACCGAGTCCGACGGGTCGCCGAGGCGCAGTTCGAGCCGGGAACCGAACAGGTCGCGGATCGCCGGCCGGAAGTCGGTCCAGCGCACGGAGGCGGCCACCACGTGGACGCCGTACGACAGGCCGCGGGTGGCCAGGTCGGTGACCAGCGGCTCCAGGTCGTCGTAGTCGTTGCGCAGGGTGCCCCAGCCGTCCACCACCAGGAACACGTCGCCGAACGGGTCGGTGCCCGGCTGCCCGTTGGCCGGCGCCGCCGCCCGCCGCCGACGCCACGCCGCCATCGATTCCACGCCCAGTTCGGCGAAGCGGCGTTCCCGCTCGGCCAGGAGGGCAGCGATCTCCCCGACGGTACGGCGCACCGCGGTCGGGTCGGAGCGGCCGGCGACCCCGCCGACGTGCGGCAGGTCGCGCAGCACGCCGAGCGCCCCACCGCCGAAGTCGAGGCAGTAGACCTGCACCTCGGCCGGGGTGTGGGTGAGCGCCAGCGCGCAGATCAGCGTACGCAGCAGGCTCGATTTGCCGCTCTGCGGCTGACCGACCACCGCGACGTGCCCGGCCGCGCCGTCCAGCGCCAGCCAGAACAGGTCCCGGCGCTGTTCGTACGGCTTGTCGACCACCGCCACCGGCACCTGGAGGGCGCCGTGCAGCTCGGGATTGCCGACGGTGAGCCCGCGTGCCGGGTCGGTGGCGACCGGGCCGAGCAGCTCGTCGAGGGTGGGGGAGCGGTCCAGCGGCGGCAGCCACACCTGGTGGGCCGGGGGGCCCTGCCCGGCCAGCCGGCCGACCAGCAGGTCGAGCAGGGTCTCGGTGGGCGAGTCCTCCTCGGCGGCGGGCGGCGCGGCCGGGGTGGCCGGCTCCGGCACCGGCACCAGGTGGGTGGAGAAGGCGAGCAGCCGGGGCGCGCCGGCGCCGGCCGCGCCCGCCGGGCCGCCCCGACGGCGGACCGCGCCGGATACGTACGCGGCCTTGAAGCGGACCAGCGGGTCGGTGCCGGAGCGCAGGTAGCCGTGCCCCGGGGAGCGGGGCAGCTCGTGCGCATCGGGCACCCCGAGCACCGTCCGGGACTCCAGCGCCGAGAAGGTCCGCAACCCGATCCGGTACGACAGGTGGGTGTCGAGGCCCCGTAGCCGCCCCTCTTCCAGCCGCTGGCTGGCCAGCAGCAGGTGCACGCCGAGGGACCGGCCCAGCCGGCCGATCTGCACGAAGAGGTCGATGAAGTCGGGCTTGGCGGAGAGCAGCTCGGAGAACTCGTCGCAGATCAGCAGCAGCGACGGCAGCGGGGCGAGCGGGGTGCCGGCCGTGCGGGCCCGTTCGTAGTCGCGCAGGCTGGCGAAGTTGCCGGCCCGGCGCAGCAGCTCCTGCCGACGGACCAGCTCGCCGTTGATCGCGTCGACCATCCGGTCGACCAGCGGCAGCGCGTCGGCCAGGTTGGTGATCACCGCGGCGGTGTGCGGCAGCCGGTCGAAGGAGGCGAAGGTCGCCCCGCCCTTGAAGTCGACCAGCACGAAGTTGAGCTGCTCCGAGCTGTGCGTGGCGGCCAGCCCGAGCACCAGCGTGCGGAGCAGCTCGGACTTGCCGGAGCCGGTGGCCCCGATGAGCAGGCCGTGCGGGCCCATGCCGTCCTGCGCGGACTCCTTGAGGTCCAGCTCGATGGCGCCGCCGTCGGCGCCGACCCCGATCGGCACGCGCAGCCGGTCCCGGGCCGGTCGGGGCGCCCAGCCCTGCTCGGCGGTGAAGCTCTCCGAGTCGCCGAGGCCGAGCAGCTCGGGCAGGCCCGGCTCGGCGCCGGGCGGGGCGTCCGGTCCGCGTACGGTGCCGGCTAGCCGGAGCGGGGCGAGCCGGCGGGCGACCGCCTCCGCGTCGGCGAGCTCCAGGGCGTCGGCGGCGCCGACCTCGGCGGCCCCCTCGGCGGAGTGCGAGTGCAGCCGGCCGTCGCGCAGGTCGAGCAGGAGGGCGTACCGGTCGAGCAGCCGGGGCGGCGGGGTGTCCAGGTCGATGACGGTGACCGCGTCGATGCCGCCGTCCCCGGCCAGGTCGGTGGCCCCGGTCAGGTCGCCCCCGTCGAGCACCACCACCACGTGCGGCGCGTCGGTGGCCGGGCCAACCGGGCTGAACCGGGACCGGCTGGCCAGCACCTCGTCGAGGAGCCGTTCCAGCTCGGCGGCGGAGCTGGTGACCAGCCGGACCGGGCCGAGCGCGTCGGCGCGGCTCGGGTGCTGGGCGTGCGGCAGCCATTTGACCCAGTCCCAGAGCCCCCGCCGTTCCGGCCCGGCGCAGACCGCGATCAGCAGCTCGTCCGGGGCGTGGAAGACGGCGAGCTGGGCGAGCACGGCCCGGACGAGGGCCTGCGCGGCCGGCGAGCCGGCCCCCCGCGCGCCGGCGGGACCGCGGACGAAGACCCGGGCGAAGCTGCGCAGCGAGAGCGCCACCGGCAGGTCCGGCACCACCGAGTACGCGTCGAGGAAGCGCCGCAGCGCGCCCGCGGTCATCGGCTCCAGCTCCTCCAGCGGCCGGGTGACCGGCGGGACGAGTGGGGTGGCCAGCGTCTGCGGGCCGACCCCCAGCCGGACCACCGCGAAGTCGGGGTCGCCCGGGCGGCGTTCCCAGACCCGGTGGCTGTCCACGGTGGACCAGAGCCGGCCCGGGTCGGGATGCCGGTAGTGGAGTCCGGCCCGCTGCGCCCCGGCCGTCTGCCGCACCCGACGGCGCAGCGCGGTCAGGTGGCGCAGGTACTCCCGCCGGGCGGCCATCATCTCCGACTTCTTCGGGGTGCCGGTGGCGCTGCCCCACGAGGTGACCAGCATGGCCACCGAGGAGAGCCCGAACATGCCGCCCACCACGTACGAGTAGGCCCCGCCGCCGCGGCCGAACATCATCGCCATCGCCACCGTGCCGCCGAGCATGGGCAGCACCATCAGCGCCTGCTGCCAGCGCCCGCCGGTCCCGACGGGGATCTCCGGCGGCGCCTCCACCGGCAGATCACCGACCGGAATCTCCGGCGCGGGACGCCGCGGCGGGCGCTTGATGACGACAGTGGACACGGAGCCTCCCATGGCTCTCGGTAACCCGAGCCTGGCTCATCGTAGGTAAAGTCCTCTCGTCCGTCAGCCACCGTTTCCGCTCGATATGGAGATATGTCGATGACAGTCGGCCTGGCGCGGGTCACCATCAGCGCTCCCCAGCGGCGGGTGGACGTGGCCCTGCCGGAGCAGGTCCCCCTGGCCGAGCTGCTGCCGGAGGTGCTGCGGCACGCCGGCGAGGGGCTGGCCGACGACGGGGAGCGGCACGGCGGCTGGGTGCTCCGCCGTATGGACGGCGCGGTGCTGGCGACCGCGCAGGCGCTGCTGCCGCAGGGGGTGCGCGACGGGGAGGTGCTGCACCTGGTGCCGGCCCGCGCGCAGTGGCCCGAGTTGGAGTACGACGACGTGGTCGAGGCGATCGCGGACGGCGCCCGCCGCCGGGGCAGTGCCTGGTCGCCCGCCGCCACCCGGGCCGCCACGCTGGCCGGGGCGGCGGTGCCGCTCGCCGTCGGGCTGCTCGCCGTGCTGGCCGGCGGCCCCGGGCAGCGGACCGGCTGGCCGGTCGCCGCCGCCGTGGCGCTGCTGCTCGTGCTCGCCGGCACGGCCGCCTCCCGGGCGTACGGGGACGGCCCGGCCGGCGCCACCTTCGGCGGGTACGCGCTGCCGTACGCCGCCGCCGCAGGTGCCCTCGCGGTCAGCTCGGGTGACCCGGTCGGCCCGTTCGGGCCGCTGCGCTGGCTGGGCGCGCCCGAGCTGCTGGCCGGCTCGGTGGCGCTGCTGCTGCTGTCGGTGCTCGGCCTGCTCGGCGTGGCCACCCGGTCCCGGGTCTTCGTGGCCGGCGCGACCGTCGGCTCGGTCGGCGGGCTCGCCGCGCTCGGCGGGCTGTTCCTCGACCCGGCGGCCACCGCGGCGGTGCTGCTCTGCGCGCTCGTCTTCACGCTCGGCGCGCTGCCGCTGCTGGCCATCCGACTGGGCAAGATGCCGTTGCCGCCGATCACCCTGCCGGCCGCCGGGCCCGGCGGGGAGGCGCACGCGGTGCGGGACCTGCCCGACCGGGGCCGGGTCCACGCGGCGGTGGCCCGGACCGAGGAGATGTTGACCGGGATGCTGCTCGGGCACGCCGTCCTCGCGGTCGCCGCCGCGGCGGTGCTCACCGCGGCGGGCGGGGTGGCCGGGCCACTGCTGGTCGCGGTCGGGTCGGCCGTGCTGCTGCTGCGGTCCCGGCTCTTCGTCGCGCTGCGGCACCGGGTGCCGACGGTCGCCGCCGGCCTGGCCGGGTTCGCCGTGCTCGGCGGGGCGCTCGCCGGCCGGGCCGGCTCCGCGGGCCTGCTCGCGCTGACCGTCGGCGGGCTCGCCCTGGCCCTGGTCGCGGTGGCGGCCGGCACCACGTACGCCCGGCGGCCGGTCTCCCCGTACCTCGGTCGGCTGGCCGACCTCACCGACACCGCGCTGGTGGTCTCCGTGGTGCCGGTGGCCTGCGCGGTGCTGGACCTCTACGACCGGGCCCGTGGCCTGCTCGGCTGAGACGCGAAGGCCCGGGTCGGCGAGCGACCCGGGCCTGTCACACGTCCGACGGTCAGTGCGCGTCGCCGCGCTCGGCGGCGTCCTTGGCGCGCTGGTACGAGGCGCGGATCTCGGCCTCCGCCTCGGTACGCCCCACCCAGGTGGCGCCTTCGACCGACTTGCCGGGTTCGAGGTCCTTGTACACCTCGAAGAAGTGCTGGATCTCCAGCCGGTCGAACTCGCCCAGGTGGTGGATGTCGCGCAGGTGCTCCTGGCGCGGGTCCTCGTAGGGCACGCAGAGGACCTTGTCGTCGCCGCCCTTCTCGTCCGTCATCCGGAACATGCCGATCGTGCGGCAGCGGATCAGGCAGCCCGGGAAGGTGGGCTCGGGGACCAGCACGAGGGCGTCCAGCGGGTCGCCGTCCTCGCCCAGGGTGCCCTCGATGAAGCCGTAGTCGGCCGGGTACTGCGTGGACGTGAAGAGGGTGCGGTCCAGCCGGATCCGGCCGGTCGCGTGGTCCACCTCGTACTTGTTGCGGTGACCCTTCGGGATCTCAACCGTGACGTCGAAATCCATCTTCCACGCTCCCTCGTTTGCCCACGCTGGCTAACGGAAACCAGCGGCGCCGCTCCCGGACAGGTGAATGCCCACCCGCCGGCTCCGATCGCCGCATAGTGTTCGGACCGAAGTAGTGTCACCCAAGGTGCTTTTCGACGGGGGAGGAGGGGGTCGTGGGGAGGGAAGATTCACACTACCGCCCGGAGGGGGTTGACGGGCGGAAGTTCGGCGGTCCCGGTTCCGGCGGCGCCACCGGGCGCGTCCCGGTCCCCGACGCCCAGTTCCCCCGGGCCCCCGGCGACCCCGGCGACCCCGGCCGCCGCCCCGACGCCGGCTCCGCGCCGGTCGGCCGGGCCAACCCGCAGCAGTACGGTCCCGACCCGGTCGGCCGGGCCAACCCGCAGTCGTACGGCTCCGCGCCGGTCGGCCGGGCCCGCCCCGATCAGTTCGCCGGTCGGGCCGAGCAGTCGCCGTACGGCGCTGCCCCGTTGCGCTGGCCGGACCAGGACGGCCCGGGCGGCGGACCGGTGGGTCT
The window above is part of the Micromonospora inositola genome. Proteins encoded here:
- a CDS encoding phosphatase PAP2 family protein, with amino-acid sequence MSESGEHSRMSTVQRSWRTRRLDPDHSLGLRLTLAAAAVFLVLVPFALLALLVLAAWPPLFRLDASVTDALHGYALAHPAWVRLMSLWTDVFAPGPLRTATAVVVAWLLFRRARRLALWAVTTMVVGGLLGALLKLLVGRHRPDLLDPVARAAGFSFPSGHALNATLTAGVLLLVFLPFTRDRRPLRWVLWFAAIVLAVVTGVSRIALGVHWTSDVLGGWLLGVAVVAATTAAFRTWRTRTGRRPARTAREGVEPELAGPGPDEAHREHA
- the mycP gene encoding type VII secretion-associated serine protease mycosin; the protein is MAGNVSRDRHGANASRRLVGRTLLGVAATAATVAGPLAPPAHAAPAHAAATARQVNALPAAGRHWLAPVDTPIRVDQVREEQWQLDELRAKTAWRSSTGRGVIVAVIDSGVDGSHPDLAGQVLPGIDLVSPDGAEGPDPVGHGTTVAGLIAGRNDDDRGVVGLAPDARILPVRVLDDENRYDDAMIVAKGVRWAVDNGARVINLSLGGSGDSPALAAALDYAFARDVVVVACTGNLATSTSSKVWYPAREPGVLAVAGLERSSPNLWSGSITGHETTLAAPATALFGARSGGAYWRVQGTSFASPLVAATAALVRARFPQMSAGDVVNRLITTAKDLGPTGRDDRFGYGMVDPVAALTADVPAVGRNPLDDNDSPGVVGFGSAPGPGQDDRAAGRGADPFSFTAPKQQTRWTAHPAGQPDDSAPERLWTGLALFVALVTGAAMVVRRFRRPRR
- the eccCa gene encoding type VII secretion protein EccCa, with translation MSTVVIKRPPRRPAPEIPVGDLPVEAPPEIPVGTGGRWQQALMVLPMLGGTVAMAMMFGRGGGAYSYVVGGMFGLSSVAMLVTSWGSATGTPKKSEMMAARREYLRHLTALRRRVRQTAGAQRAGLHYRHPDPGRLWSTVDSHRVWERRPGDPDFAVVRLGVGPQTLATPLVPPVTRPLEELEPMTAGALRRFLDAYSVVPDLPVALSLRSFARVFVRGPAGARGAGSPAAQALVRAVLAQLAVFHAPDELLIAVCAGPERRGLWDWVKWLPHAQHPSRADALGPVRLVTSSAAELERLLDEVLASRSRFSPVGPATDAPHVVVVLDGGDLTGATDLAGDGGIDAVTVIDLDTPPPRLLDRYALLLDLRDGRLHSHSAEGAAEVGAADALELADAEAVARRLAPLRLAGTVRGPDAPPGAEPGLPELLGLGDSESFTAEQGWAPRPARDRLRVPIGVGADGGAIELDLKESAQDGMGPHGLLIGATGSGKSELLRTLVLGLAATHSSEQLNFVLVDFKGGATFASFDRLPHTAAVITNLADALPLVDRMVDAINGELVRRQELLRRAGNFASLRDYERARTAGTPLAPLPSLLLICDEFSELLSAKPDFIDLFVQIGRLGRSLGVHLLLASQRLEEGRLRGLDTHLSYRIGLRTFSALESRTVLGVPDAHELPRSPGHGYLRSGTDPLVRFKAAYVSGAVRRRGGPAGAAGAGAPRLLAFSTHLVPVPEPATPAAPPAAEEDSPTETLLDLLVGRLAGQGPPAHQVWLPPLDRSPTLDELLGPVATDPARGLTVGNPELHGALQVPVAVVDKPYEQRRDLFWLALDGAAGHVAVVGQPQSGKSSLLRTLICALALTHTPAEVQVYCLDFGGGALGVLRDLPHVGGVAGRSDPTAVRRTVGEIAALLAERERRFAELGVESMAAWRRRRAAAPANGQPGTDPFGDVFLVVDGWGTLRNDYDDLEPLVTDLATRGLSYGVHVVAASVRWTDFRPAIRDLFGSRLELRLGDPSDSVVVKRAVAANVPEQAGRGITAEGLHFLGALPRVAGLGGETVDLVKAAVAGWAGPAAPRVRLLPPVLPYADLDLAATTGLAFPVGVAEADLRPVVLDFATEPHFVVFGDAECGKSSFLRALASSIITRFAPEQARVILVDYRRSLMGTIETPHLIGYGNAAPHTAELIESAAGYLQGRIPGPEVTPAQLRSRSWWSGPELFVLVDDYDLVAGGPTNPLRALEEHLPHARDVGLHLVLARRSGGAGRTQFEPIIQRLRELSTAGLVMSGGPEEGALVGQVKASPLPPGRGRLVTRREGVRLVQLAHLPPA
- the eccD gene encoding type VII secretion integral membrane protein EccD yields the protein MTVGLARVTISAPQRRVDVALPEQVPLAELLPEVLRHAGEGLADDGERHGGWVLRRMDGAVLATAQALLPQGVRDGEVLHLVPARAQWPELEYDDVVEAIADGARRRGSAWSPAATRAATLAGAAVPLAVGLLAVLAGGPGQRTGWPVAAAVALLLVLAGTAASRAYGDGPAGATFGGYALPYAAAAGALAVSSGDPVGPFGPLRWLGAPELLAGSVALLLLSVLGLLGVATRSRVFVAGATVGSVGGLAALGGLFLDPAATAAVLLCALVFTLGALPLLAIRLGKMPLPPITLPAAGPGGEAHAVRDLPDRGRVHAAVARTEEMLTGMLLGHAVLAVAAAAVLTAAGGVAGPLLVAVGSAVLLLRSRLFVALRHRVPTVAAGLAGFAVLGGALAGRAGSAGLLALTVGGLALALVAVAAGTTYARRPVSPYLGRLADLTDTALVVSVVPVACAVLDLYDRARGLLG
- a CDS encoding inorganic diphosphatase; the protein is MDFDVTVEIPKGHRNKYEVDHATGRIRLDRTLFTSTQYPADYGFIEGTLGEDGDPLDALVLVPEPTFPGCLIRCRTIGMFRMTDEKGGDDKVLCVPYEDPRQEHLRDIHHLGEFDRLEIQHFFEVYKDLEPGKSVEGATWVGRTEAEAEIRASYQRAKDAAERGDAH